One window of Bacillota bacterium genomic DNA carries:
- a CDS encoding glycosyltransferase family 2 protein: protein MANSPERIAAIVPAYNEENQLGAVLKVLTRIDEIDEIIVVNDGSIDQTSAVARSYGVKVIDKEVNAGKGAAMQTGINSTDADILLFIDADLLGLEERHIRDLLNPLISDKKLMMTVGRFVGGRLATDLAQALVPTITGQRAVRRAFFEGLSDLSDTGFGVEIAITQHARRQGYKVEEVLISEVSQVMKEEKLGKIAGFRARLKMYADILKQIARNSKKK from the coding sequence ATGGCAAACTCGCCAGAAAGAATAGCAGCCATTGTACCGGCGTATAATGAAGAAAATCAACTGGGTGCTGTATTAAAAGTTTTAACCAGGATTGATGAAATCGACGAGATAATTGTGGTAAATGATGGATCTATAGATCAGACATCGGCTGTAGCGAGGTCATATGGAGTCAAAGTTATAGATAAAGAAGTTAATGCCGGCAAAGGTGCAGCTATGCAGACGGGGATAAATTCGACCGATGCGGATATATTGCTTTTTATTGATGCAGATCTTTTAGGGCTAGAGGAAAGGCATATAAGAGATCTTCTGAATCCCCTGATAAGCGATAAAAAGCTGATGATGACGGTAGGGCGTTTTGTCGGCGGAAGACTAGCAACAGACCTTGCGCAGGCCCTTGTACCGACAATAACCGGACAGCGTGCTGTAAGGCGGGCTTTCTTTGAAGGTCTGTCTGACCTTAGCGATACGGGTTTCGGTGTCGAGATAGCGATAACGCAGCATGCCAGGAGGCAGGGATATAAGGTCGAAGAGGTATTGATCTCTGAGGTGAGCCAGGTTATGAAGGAAGAAAAACTTGGCAAAATTGCCGGTTTCAGGGCGCGACTTAAAATGTACGCCGATATATTAAAGCAGATCGCACGCAACAGTAAAAAGAAATGA
- a CDS encoding 1-deoxy-D-xylulose-5-phosphate reductoisomerase — MKNIVILGSSGSIGRQTIDVVARYPDMFDVIGLAVHSNIEILEAQIQKVKPRVIVVVDEHSAKAFKSKLKKGIKLLTGVEGLEQLASYSDADVVLNALVGSVGLKPTLAALRAGKTLALANKESMVAGGAIVKKAKEESGAEILPVDSEHNAIFQCMIGERKSEIKRLIITASGGPFRGYSKEDLESVTVEQALAHPRWTMGPKITIDSATLMNKGLEVIEAYWLFDIPYDRIDVLVHPQSIIHSMVEFKDGSIKAHLGQTDMRIPIQYALSYPERLDSPLPPLDFLEVEKLTFEKPDKDSFPCLKYAFEVIDMGRTYPAVLNAANEEAVAAFLSGEISFIDIPKVIRRVIDKHVPGDETDLGILLEVEDWAREKAREIIKEL, encoded by the coding sequence TTGAAAAATATTGTTATTCTGGGATCGTCAGGATCAATAGGGAGGCAGACAATAGATGTGGTGGCCAGATATCCTGATATGTTTGACGTAATCGGGCTGGCGGTCCATAGCAATATAGAGATTCTGGAAGCGCAAATACAAAAAGTAAAGCCGCGTGTAATTGTAGTTGTTGACGAACATTCAGCAAAAGCTTTTAAAAGCAAGCTTAAAAAGGGGATAAAGTTACTTACAGGAGTTGAGGGGCTAGAGCAGTTAGCATCCTATTCTGATGCCGATGTAGTGCTAAACGCGCTGGTGGGCTCAGTCGGCCTAAAACCGACTTTAGCTGCTTTGAGGGCAGGCAAGACCCTGGCTTTAGCAAACAAAGAGTCGATGGTCGCAGGCGGTGCTATCGTTAAAAAGGCAAAAGAGGAATCAGGCGCAGAAATTTTGCCGGTTGATAGTGAGCACAACGCGATATTCCAGTGTATGATAGGCGAGAGAAAAAGCGAGATAAAGCGATTAATAATTACAGCGTCTGGAGGACCGTTTAGGGGCTATTCTAAGGAGGACCTTGAATCGGTAACCGTGGAGCAGGCGCTTGCGCACCCCAGGTGGACAATGGGCCCCAAAATAACGATAGACTCAGCAACATTGATGAACAAAGGACTCGAAGTTATAGAGGCATACTGGTTGTTTGATATCCCTTATGATAGAATTGATGTGCTCGTGCATCCGCAAAGTATTATTCACTCGATGGTAGAATTCAAGGATGGGTCGATAAAGGCGCACCTTGGGCAAACCGATATGAGAATACCGATTCAATATGCGCTATCTTATCCTGAAAGACTTGATTCGCCGCTTCCGCCGCTTGATTTTCTAGAAGTTGAAAAACTAACATTTGAGAAACCAGATAAGGATAGCTTTCCTTGCCTAAAATATGCGTTCGAAGTAATTGACATGGGCAGGACATATCCGGCGGTATTAAATGCTGCAAATGAAGAAGCGGTTGCCGCATTCTTAAGCGGAGAGATAAGTTTTATTGATATACCGAAGGTCATAAGGAGGGTTATTGATAAGCACGTCCCGGGCGATGAGACTGATTTGGGTATATTATTAGAAGTAGAAGATTGGGCAAGAGAAAAAGCAAGAGAAATTATAAAGGAATTATAA
- a CDS encoding proline--tRNA ligase, which yields MKFSELYAPTLKESPAEAEVISHKLLLRAGMIRKVATGVYTFMPLGYKVIRKIEKIIREEMDRVGGQEILMPVIQPADVWKQTGRWDQYGPEMMRLKDRHGREFALGPTHEELVTTLVKDELRSYKQLPLTLYQIQVKFRDEIRPRFGLMRAREFIMKDAYSFNADIEQLQKSYSDMYDAYTRIFTRCGLNFRAIEAATGLIGGKVSQEFTVLAESGETTVLYCERCDYAASDEIATTRLPEPSDEEIKPSETVSTPGVKSVAEVSAFLGVPETKIVKTLIYKFGARELAAVLIRGDRDVNEEKLSAVLGTNDFHLLAGMEWEEYPELIQGYVGPVGLKDVRIIADNEISVMRNFVVGANKKDAHIVNVNVGEDFQVKEWAEVKLVKAGDQCPECEGKLLETRGIEVGQIFQLGAKYSSVLGAVFVDEDGQTKPYIMGTYGIGVSRTAAAAIEQHNDENGIIWPISIAPYEVSIIVLNYDKDEQREIGDKIYRGLEEKGVEVIIDDRVESAGKKFADSDLIGFPLQVIIGGRTIKSGNVEVKKRETNERVEFPLEQAVDEIAELVKEMHKSLQPEE from the coding sequence ATGAAATTTTCAGAGCTTTATGCACCTACGTTGAAGGAAAGTCCGGCAGAGGCAGAAGTTATCAGTCACAAGCTGCTCTTGCGGGCGGGAATGATAAGAAAGGTAGCTACTGGCGTATATACTTTTATGCCGCTTGGATACAAGGTAATAAGGAAGATAGAGAAAATCATACGCGAAGAGATGGACAGGGTAGGAGGCCAGGAAATACTCATGCCCGTGATTCAACCAGCGGACGTTTGGAAGCAAACAGGGCGCTGGGATCAGTATGGCCCTGAGATGATGAGGCTAAAAGATAGACACGGAAGAGAATTTGCGCTTGGGCCAACACACGAGGAGCTTGTGACAACGCTTGTCAAGGATGAGTTAAGGTCATACAAACAGCTTCCGCTTACGTTATACCAAATTCAGGTAAAATTCAGGGACGAAATAAGACCAAGGTTTGGTCTTATGCGTGCACGTGAATTTATCATGAAGGATGCTTATAGCTTTAACGCTGATATTGAACAGCTGCAGAAGTCATACAGCGACATGTACGACGCGTATACGCGTATTTTTACAAGGTGCGGTTTGAATTTCAGGGCAATCGAAGCAGCGACGGGACTGATAGGCGGAAAAGTTTCTCAGGAGTTTACGGTACTTGCAGAATCGGGAGAGACCACGGTTTTATATTGCGAAAGATGCGATTATGCAGCGAGCGATGAGATTGCAACGACACGATTGCCAGAGCCATCGGACGAGGAAATCAAGCCGTCGGAGACGGTAAGCACACCAGGTGTAAAAAGCGTGGCCGAAGTATCGGCTTTTCTTGGTGTTCCTGAGACAAAAATAGTAAAAACACTAATATATAAGTTTGGCGCAAGAGAGCTTGCAGCGGTTCTTATAAGGGGAGATAGAGACGTAAACGAAGAAAAGCTATCGGCTGTATTGGGGACGAATGACTTCCACCTGCTTGCAGGGATGGAGTGGGAAGAATATCCAGAACTAATACAGGGATATGTCGGCCCTGTCGGGCTTAAGGACGTAAGGATCATTGCAGATAATGAAATATCGGTGATGAGAAATTTTGTCGTAGGCGCAAATAAAAAGGATGCACACATTGTAAACGTGAATGTAGGTGAAGACTTCCAGGTGAAGGAGTGGGCGGAAGTAAAGCTGGTAAAGGCGGGTGATCAGTGCCCCGAATGCGAAGGGAAGCTCCTTGAGACAAGAGGGATCGAAGTCGGGCAAATATTTCAACTTGGGGCAAAGTACAGCAGTGTGCTAGGGGCTGTTTTTGTTGATGAGGACGGTCAAACAAAGCCCTACATTATGGGGACTTATGGAATAGGAGTTAGCAGGACTGCCGCTGCAGCTATAGAGCAACATAATGATGAAAACGGGATAATCTGGCCGATATCAATTGCGCCGTACGAGGTTTCTATTATTGTTCTTAATTACGATAAGGATGAGCAAAGGGAGATTGGCGATAAGATATACAGGGGATTAGAGGAAAAAGGCGTTGAGGTAATAATCGATGATAGGGTAGAATCGGCAGGAAAGAAGTTTGCCGACTCAGATTTAATCGGTTTCCCGCTGCAGGTGATTATTGGTGGGAGAACAATCAAAAGTGGTAACGTAGAAGTCAAAAAAAGAGAAACAAATGAGAGAGTAGAGTTTCCGCTAGAGCAGGCGGTGGATGAAATAGCAGAGCTAGTAAAAGAGATGCATAAGAGCCTACAGCCGGAGGAGTAG
- a CDS encoding 4Fe-4S binding protein, with protein sequence MIKATVKFDNCKYCKKCLALKACSTKALFRLDEDEPVAVDTNLCYGCAKCVAACPYDTMAVKEF encoded by the coding sequence ATGATTAAAGCAACAGTTAAATTCGATAACTGCAAATACTGTAAAAAATGCCTGGCTCTAAAGGCCTGTAGCACTAAAGCTCTCTTTAGGTTAGATGAAGACGAGCCCGTTGCTGTCGATACGAATCTTTGCTACGGCTGTGCCAAATGCGTAGCAGCATGCCCTTATGACACAATGGCTGTAAAAGAGTTTTAA
- the rseP gene encoding RIP metalloprotease RseP: MYYLYILIAIVGLGLVIFIHEFGHFLAGKIMGLKVKEFMFGLPGPKLFSFRWGETEYGATMIPFGGYVKFAGVESELQLEEDDEDKDTPAERKYDTQPRWKKAIIMIAGPFMNMVLPVILIAIVLIVQGVQVADNRSVIGEVLKGSPAAEVGLKRGDRVISIDGQKVDTWQGMVKILKNKPGQQITLVVKRDGDILTLKPTLQEKDGNGFLGVSMNLLHKRLLPHQALYHGLMQTLGFIKLIVVSLYNVIIHKPGILVKDSAGPVGITAVSAQIAQNNFWDYIIFLAFINVNIGILNLFPFPPLDGGRLAILGVEALKRGPLNKKLVLAINAVGMALLLAFMVFIVFSDIRKLVQGIPFPGGG; encoded by the coding sequence ATTTATTATCTATATATCCTGATAGCGATTGTAGGGCTGGGATTAGTCATATTTATACATGAATTTGGGCATTTTCTGGCGGGAAAGATAATGGGCTTAAAGGTCAAGGAGTTTATGTTTGGTTTACCAGGCCCAAAGCTGTTTTCTTTTAGGTGGGGTGAGACTGAGTACGGTGCGACTATGATACCGTTCGGCGGATATGTAAAATTTGCTGGAGTGGAGTCAGAACTGCAGCTTGAAGAAGACGATGAGGATAAAGATACGCCTGCCGAGCGAAAATACGATACACAACCGCGTTGGAAAAAAGCGATTATCATGATAGCCGGGCCGTTCATGAACATGGTGCTACCGGTAATCCTGATAGCGATAGTACTTATTGTGCAAGGAGTACAGGTCGCCGACAATAGAAGCGTAATTGGTGAAGTTCTAAAGGGAAGCCCCGCCGCTGAGGTCGGTCTAAAACGGGGCGATAGAGTTATATCGATCGATGGACAAAAGGTCGATACATGGCAAGGCATGGTAAAAATTCTAAAGAATAAACCGGGCCAGCAGATTACGCTCGTAGTTAAAAGAGATGGCGATATTCTAACGCTAAAACCAACCCTCCAAGAGAAGGATGGGAACGGCTTTCTAGGCGTATCGATGAACCTGCTTCACAAACGCTTGCTTCCACACCAGGCCCTATATCATGGATTAATGCAGACGCTTGGATTCATAAAATTAATTGTCGTATCCTTATATAACGTCATAATCCATAAACCAGGTATTCTCGTAAAAGATAGCGCTGGTCCGGTTGGTATTACGGCAGTATCAGCGCAGATAGCGCAGAACAATTTCTGGGATTACATCATCTTTTTGGCCTTTATCAACGTTAATATTGGAATATTAAATCTATTCCCTTTCCCGCCATTAGATGGCGGAAGGCTCGCAATTCTAGGGGTGGAGGCACTAAAGAGAGGCCCGCTCAACAAAAAACTGGTTTTGGCTATCAATGCAGTTGGGATGGCATTGCTTCTTGCGTTTATGGTATTTATAGTGTTCTCAGATATTAGAAAGTTGGTTCAGGGGATTCCATTCCCCGGTGGAGGTTAG
- the ispG gene encoding flavodoxin-dependent (E)-4-hydroxy-3-methylbut-2-enyl-diphosphate synthase codes for MGSNTRKVKIGDVIIGGGNPVAVQSMTNSKTEDIGATVEQIRALEEAGCELIRVAVPTSEAIAALSKIKKEIKIPLIADIHFHWEYAIGAIEAGVEKIRINPGNIGGEEYVAKIVMKAKENGTAIRIGVNSGSLHPKYSKEEDVATALVKSCLEYVKFCENLDFNRIVLSVKSSSVVNSIKAYRMLAESTDYPLHLGITESGSLMSGTVKSAVGLGILLSEDIGDTMRVSLSADPVHEVQVAYQILQALELRMYGPEIISCPTCGRCDIDVIPVVEEIEKRLASIRTPLKVAIMGCVVNGPGEARDADIGIAGGKREGVVFRKGKAIRRVSSDNMAAELMSEIEKLIDDVKEGEKADGTTDK; via the coding sequence ATGGGCAGCAATACGCGAAAAGTAAAGATAGGCGATGTTATAATCGGCGGCGGAAATCCCGTCGCCGTTCAATCGATGACAAACAGTAAAACAGAAGATATTGGTGCAACAGTTGAACAAATTAGAGCTCTCGAAGAGGCAGGTTGCGAGCTTATCCGCGTAGCTGTCCCCACGAGCGAAGCTATTGCAGCGCTGTCGAAAATAAAGAAGGAAATAAAAATCCCATTAATAGCCGATATCCACTTCCATTGGGAGTACGCAATTGGTGCGATTGAGGCCGGAGTCGAAAAGATCAGAATAAACCCGGGCAATATCGGCGGCGAAGAATATGTCGCCAAAATAGTCATGAAAGCAAAGGAGAATGGCACTGCCATAAGAATAGGCGTTAACTCCGGTTCATTACATCCGAAATACTCAAAAGAGGAAGATGTAGCTACAGCTTTAGTTAAGAGCTGTCTTGAATATGTAAAATTTTGCGAAAACCTAGACTTTAATAGAATCGTTTTGTCTGTAAAGTCATCATCAGTTGTAAATTCAATAAAAGCTTACAGGATGCTGGCTGAGAGCACTGATTATCCGCTGCATTTGGGAATAACCGAGTCGGGTTCGTTAATGTCAGGAACGGTTAAGTCAGCTGTAGGGCTTGGCATATTGCTGTCAGAAGATATTGGGGACACTATGAGGGTATCTCTTTCGGCGGATCCAGTTCACGAGGTGCAGGTGGCTTATCAAATACTTCAAGCTCTAGAGCTGAGAATGTACGGCCCCGAAATTATATCCTGCCCAACATGCGGAAGATGCGATATAGATGTTATACCAGTTGTAGAAGAGATAGAAAAGCGGCTTGCTTCTATAAGAACACCATTGAAAGTAGCTATTATGGGGTGCGTAGTAAATGGCCCGGGTGAAGCTCGCGATGCCGATATTGGTATCGCGGGCGGCAAAAGAGAAGGCGTTGTTTTTAGGAAAGGAAAGGCAATAAGGCGTGTATCTTCAGACAACATGGCAGCGGAGCTAATGAGTGAGATCGAGAAACTTATCGATGATGTGAAGGAAGGCGAAAAGGCCGACGGTACCACAGATAAGTAA
- a CDS encoding isoprenyl transferase, giving the protein MARVRPGFRRSSLYASEGLSIDEIKKGEIPRHVAIIMDGNGRWAKSRGKPRLYGHKAGAKAIREVIEVAPEIGVEYLTLYTFSTENWKRPKQEVSGLMRIFEEQLNKEIDELDQNGVRIRAIGRLDDIPASTRKAFRSAEERTKNNSRLNLNIALNYSGRAEIVDAVNAICKARSEGKEKLEIDEEIFSRYMYTSNMPDPELLIRTSGELRVSNFLLWQIAYAEIWITDKYWPDFGKSDFIQAIADFQKRRRRFGGLDED; this is encoded by the coding sequence TTGGCAAGAGTTAGACCAGGTTTTCGCCGTAGTAGCCTGTATGCGAGCGAGGGCCTTTCTATAGATGAAATAAAAAAAGGTGAGATACCGAGGCATGTTGCCATAATAATGGATGGTAACGGGCGATGGGCAAAAAGCCGAGGAAAGCCAAGGCTATATGGGCATAAGGCCGGAGCCAAGGCTATAAGAGAAGTAATAGAAGTGGCTCCGGAAATTGGAGTCGAGTACCTAACCCTATACACTTTCTCAACGGAGAACTGGAAAAGACCTAAGCAAGAAGTATCTGGATTAATGCGCATATTTGAAGAACAACTTAACAAAGAGATTGATGAGCTTGACCAAAACGGCGTTAGAATAAGAGCAATAGGTCGCCTGGATGATATACCTGCCTCAACCCGGAAGGCATTTCGATCTGCAGAAGAGCGCACTAAAAACAACAGTAGGCTGAACTTAAATATCGCTTTAAACTATAGCGGACGGGCTGAAATTGTTGACGCTGTAAACGCTATCTGTAAAGCCAGAAGTGAAGGAAAAGAAAAGTTAGAAATTGATGAGGAAATATTCTCGCGTTACATGTATACTTCAAATATGCCAGACCCTGAGTTGCTTATTAGAACAAGCGGCGAGTTAAGGGTCAGCAATTTTTTGCTATGGCAAATCGCTTATGCAGAAATATGGATAACCGATAAGTACTGGCCGGATTTTGGTAAAAGCGATTTTATTCAGGCAATAGCGGATTTTCAGAAGAGAAGAAGAAGATTTGGCGGACTTGACGAAGATTAA
- the tsf gene encoding translation elongation factor Ts, translating to MEITAAAVNELRKLTGAGMMDCKKALQEAKGDIVEATDILRKKGLASLAKRAGKEAKEGVIDSYIHAGGKIGVLVEVNSETDFVARSEDFRQFAHDVALQIAAGNPLYVSREDVPDDVIQKEMDIYRAQGAEEGKPENVLDKIAAGRLEKYFQQVVLMEQAFVKNPDITIKDYLGEVAAKLGENIGVRRFVRYELGETI from the coding sequence ATGGAAATTACAGCGGCTGCAGTAAATGAGCTTAGAAAGCTAACAGGCGCCGGTATGATGGATTGTAAGAAAGCCTTGCAAGAGGCAAAAGGTGATATTGTTGAGGCCACCGATATATTACGAAAAAAAGGATTAGCGTCGTTGGCAAAAAGAGCTGGAAAAGAAGCAAAAGAGGGCGTCATCGACTCCTATATTCATGCAGGAGGGAAAATAGGTGTCCTCGTTGAAGTAAACAGCGAGACCGATTTTGTTGCAAGGAGTGAAGATTTTCGCCAATTTGCGCACGATGTTGCACTCCAAATTGCGGCAGGTAACCCGCTTTATGTATCGAGAGAGGACGTGCCCGATGATGTAATCCAGAAGGAGATGGATATCTATCGAGCTCAGGGAGCCGAAGAAGGAAAGCCGGAAAATGTTCTAGATAAAATAGCAGCAGGACGTCTTGAGAAATACTTCCAGCAAGTTGTTTTAATGGAGCAAGCATTCGTCAAGAACCCGGATATAACGATAAAAGATTATCTGGGTGAGGTTGCTGCAAAACTTGGTGAGAACATAGGGGTGAGACGCTTCGTTAGGTACGAGCTAGGAGAGACGATATAA
- a CDS encoding phosphatidate cytidylyltransferase: protein MLRERVISAVVGVPIIVLFLLLGKYFFTFLILVIVAVGLDELYSIFVLRDLKPNIVVGMLGAIALVIAALVGAKSGLVAVLSAIVIAVLIWQIFTQGSIINTGLTLAGILYVAFTLSHMVLQYNLSFGRIGVLMVFIGTWLSDIAAYFVGSAIGKRKIAPSISANKTLEGLVAGLITPAVVLAILFTLPWLPFAAEQGIFIAILKGFGMGLIIGIFAPFGDLVESRIKREMRVKDSGAIIPGHGGVLDRFDSVLFTSVAGYYFWLLVK from the coding sequence ATGCTTAGGGAGAGAGTTATTAGTGCGGTCGTTGGTGTACCGATAATAGTACTTTTTTTGTTACTGGGAAAATATTTCTTTACATTCTTAATATTAGTTATAGTGGCAGTAGGCTTGGACGAACTCTATTCGATTTTCGTGCTTAGAGATCTAAAACCAAATATTGTTGTAGGTATGCTGGGGGCTATTGCCCTGGTCATAGCAGCTCTTGTTGGTGCGAAAAGCGGACTAGTTGCCGTTCTTTCAGCAATAGTGATAGCTGTGCTGATATGGCAGATATTTACGCAGGGCAGCATAATAAATACAGGACTAACGCTGGCAGGAATTCTATATGTTGCATTCACGCTCAGCCATATGGTATTGCAATATAACCTGAGCTTCGGCAGAATTGGCGTCTTAATGGTTTTTATTGGAACATGGCTCAGCGACATAGCTGCTTATTTCGTGGGAAGCGCTATTGGAAAGAGAAAAATAGCTCCATCTATTAGCGCAAACAAAACGCTTGAAGGGCTTGTAGCAGGGCTTATAACCCCTGCTGTCGTGCTTGCTATACTGTTTACACTGCCTTGGCTTCCATTTGCAGCTGAACAAGGGATATTTATAGCTATTCTAAAAGGTTTTGGAATGGGGCTTATCATAGGCATATTTGCGCCGTTCGGAGATCTTGTCGAATCAAGGATAAAAAGAGAAATGAGAGTTAAGGATTCTGGAGCGATAATTCCGGGCCATGGCGGCGTATTGGATAGGTTCGACAGCGTATTATTTACGTCAGTGGCGGGATATTATTTTTGGTTGTTGGTTAAATAA
- the frr gene encoding ribosome recycling factor codes for MVQDVFAQSEEKMKKAVSAIKSEFAGVRTGRASAALFDRITVDYYGTKTPLKQIASISTPEAQTAIIQPWDKTAIAAIEKAIMASDLGVTPSNDGNVIRVPFPPLSEERRKDFVKLVKKMAEDGKVAIRNVRHEARDDLKDLEEEKMISEDERKRAEKKIDELTEKYVKEIDALLQHKEKEIMEV; via the coding sequence ATGGTGCAGGATGTTTTTGCGCAGTCTGAAGAAAAGATGAAAAAGGCTGTTTCGGCTATAAAAAGCGAATTTGCTGGGGTAAGGACCGGAAGGGCTTCGGCAGCGTTATTTGATAGAATAACTGTGGATTACTACGGAACAAAAACACCTCTGAAACAAATAGCAAGCATTAGTACACCGGAGGCTCAGACTGCAATAATCCAACCGTGGGATAAAACAGCTATAGCGGCCATCGAAAAAGCAATTATGGCTTCAGATCTTGGCGTAACCCCTTCAAACGATGGAAACGTAATTAGGGTTCCCTTCCCTCCGTTAAGCGAAGAAAGAAGAAAAGACTTTGTAAAGCTTGTAAAAAAAATGGCTGAGGACGGGAAGGTAGCGATAAGAAACGTAAGACATGAGGCAAGAGACGACTTGAAAGACCTCGAAGAAGAAAAAATGATATCTGAAGATGAGAGAAAACGTGCCGAGAAGAAGATAGATGAGTTGACTGAGAAATACGTAAAAGAGATAGATGCGCTCCTGCAGCACAAAGAAAAAGAGATAATGGAAGTATAA
- the pyrH gene encoding UMP kinase, producing MMTHYKYKRVLLKLSGQSLAGKGGYGIDPEVMLSIAEQIKQIYEDHIELAIVVGGGNIFRGFEASSKGMDRTTADYIGMLATVMNALALQEALEREGVVTRVQSAITMQEVAEPYIRRRAMRHLEKGRVVIFAAGTGNPFFSTDTAAALRALEIGAEAILKATRVDGIYDSDPEKNPNAKRFSKLSYIEVLNKGLRVMDTTAISLCMDNNIPIIVFNITRRDNIRKVLMGEDIGTVVEGGNN from the coding sequence TTGATGACTCATTATAAATATAAAAGGGTTCTTTTAAAGCTGAGCGGGCAATCCCTTGCAGGCAAGGGAGGGTACGGCATTGACCCTGAAGTAATGCTATCAATAGCTGAACAAATAAAGCAAATCTATGAAGACCATATTGAATTGGCAATTGTTGTTGGTGGCGGCAACATATTCCGCGGTTTCGAGGCAAGCTCTAAAGGAATGGATAGAACGACCGCAGATTATATAGGCATGCTGGCTACTGTAATGAACGCTCTCGCCTTACAGGAGGCGCTAGAAAGGGAAGGCGTAGTAACGAGGGTTCAATCTGCGATAACCATGCAAGAAGTAGCTGAGCCATATATAAGAAGGAGGGCGATGAGACACCTCGAAAAGGGAAGAGTTGTAATTTTTGCTGCAGGCACAGGGAATCCATTCTTTAGCACAGATACTGCCGCCGCTCTAAGGGCCCTTGAAATAGGCGCGGAAGCGATTCTGAAAGCAACAAGGGTTGATGGAATATACGACTCGGACCCGGAGAAAAATCCAAACGCTAAAAGGTTCTCAAAATTAAGCTATATAGAGGTTTTAAATAAAGGGCTGCGTGTCATGGATACCACAGCTATTTCACTCTGCATGGATAACAATATACCTATAATCGTATTCAATATAACAAGGCGTGATAATATAAGAAAAGTGCTTATGGGCGAGGATATCGGAACTGTAGTTGAGGGGGGTAACAACTAG